A portion of the Colius striatus isolate bColStr4 chromosome 1, bColStr4.1.hap1, whole genome shotgun sequence genome contains these proteins:
- the RIC8B gene encoding synembryn-B, translating into MELGAALEALEGRGGAEPVERVLARYNEENRTIFRFDPADEDKRKKLCEGILNILEKDTKTSCQVACLEALRILSRDKKVLVPVTTKRNMQILMRLAKLDAVEDPLERVSEFPVIVEALKCLCNIIFNSAVAQKLSLELNLAAMLCNLLEKCKDQQFVDDIKCFDLRLLFLLSLLHTDIRSQLRQELQGVQVLTQALESSLSVRWIEEYKAAEDRDRPPLSLQETDCAIEALKALFNVTLDSWNVHSKNESHQFRYMAAILRHCLLTSGPTEDKTEELHSNAINLLSNVPISCLDVLISPSSQEETDIKYNGMNMRAIQILLDFMEKRIDKGSSYRESLTPVLSLLTECCRTHRNIRKFIKAQVLPPLRDVSNRPEVGTTVRNKLVRLMTHVDLGVKQIAAEFLFVLCKERVDSLLKYTGYGNAAGLLAARGLLAGGRGDHWYSDDEDTDTEEYKSAKPNINLITGHLEEPMPNPMDEMTEEQKEYEAMKLVNMFDKLSRDELIKPMGVRPDGTMAPLEEAVSQYHTNKQDSSDSD; encoded by the exons AAACTATGTGAGGGAATTCTAAACATCCttgaaaaagacacaaaaacgTCATGTCAAGTTGCCTGCCTGGAGGCCCTCAGGATTCTCTCCCGGGATAAGAAGGTTTTAGTGCCTGTAACCACAAAGAGGAACATGCAGATCCTGATGAGGCTAGCAAAGCTGGACGCTGTGGAAGATCCTTTGGAGCGAGTATCTGAGTTTCCTGTTATAGTAGAAGCTTTAAAATGCCTCTGTAACATAATTTTTAATAGTGCTGTTGCACAGAAGCTCAGTTTGGAACTGAATCTTGCAGCTATGCTCTGCAATCTTCTGGAAAAATGCAAGGACCAACAGTTCGTTGATGACATTAAATGCTTTGATTTGCgtctccttttcctcttgtcgCTTCTGCACACAGATATTAGATCGCAGTTGCGTCAGGAGCTGCAAGGGGTACAAGTTTTGACTCAGGCTTTGGAAAGTTCCCTGAGTGTAAGATGGATAGAAGAATACAAAGCAGCAGAAGATCGTGACAGGCCTCCTCTCTCTTTGCAAGAGACAGATTGTGCCATTGAGGCACTAAAGGCCCTTTTTAATGTAACACTTGACAGTTGGAATGTCCACAGCAAG aaTGAATCTCATCAATTTCGTTACATGGCTGCCATCCTTCGACACTGCTTATTAACCTCGGGCCCCACTGAAGACAAAACTGAAGAGTTGCACAG CAATGCAATCAACCTCTTAAGCAATGTTCCCATTTCTTGCTTGGATGTCCTTATTAGTCCATCATCCCAAGAGGAAACAGATATAAAATACAATGGTATGAATATGAGAGCAATTCAGATTTTACTGGATTTCATGGAGAAGAGAATAGACAAG ggAAGCAGCTATAGAGAAAGTCTGACTCCAGTTCTCAGTTTATTAACTGAATGCTGCCGAACTCACAGGAATATCAGGAAGTTTATCAAAGCTCAG GTACTGCCTCCCTTAAGAGATGTATCGAATCGCCCAGAAGTTGGCACAACAGTGAGAAACAAACTTGTGCGCCTTATGACTCACGTTGACCTCGGAGTAAAGCAAATTgcagcagaatttctttttgtcctttgtAAAGAGAGAG TTGACAGCTTGTTAAAATATACAGGCTACGGGAACGCGGCAGGATTGCTGGCAGCAAGGGGCCTGttagcaggaggaagaggagaccATTGGTACTCAGATGATGAAGATACAGATACAGAAGAGTACAAGTCTGCAAAGCCAAA CATAAACCTTATCACTGGTCACTTGGAAGAACCAATGCCCAATCCAATGGATGAAATGacagaagaacaaaaagagTATGAAGCTATGAAGCTTGTCAACATGTTTGATAAACTTTCCAG AGATGAGCTTATAAAACCAATGGGAGTGCGGCCGGATGGTACAATGGCTCCTTTGGAAGAAGCAGTCAGCCAGTACCATACCAACAAGCAAGACAGCTCAGATTCAGACTAA